In a single window of the Zea mays cultivar B73 chromosome 5, Zm-B73-REFERENCE-NAM-5.0, whole genome shotgun sequence genome:
- the LOC100216872 gene encoding Transcription factor bHLH68, which translates to MNNLLRPPFEQQHHASLFMPSTTTSSSTAAAAPSSSSSSSPPLQSFSSLLLSNHYPLPTTTSTSPWQHDTSITSSHGQPDSWSQLIHKESQQMAFPTTICSESGGGGSSYVVYGAAAASHGSSTSDVEIQLPWGSSSVLQQQQKASSPRSSSRTTATTTSPGSNMLEFSNNSSSSPRECISTVSGSAFKKARTQEPSPAQSTVKVRKEKLGDRITALHQLVSPFGKTDTASVLLEAIGYIRFLHSQIEALSSPYVGGSNGGGGGSKQNQQLHEASAQRESRHSIFPEDPGQLLHDSSAIKKRAGLQPADGEQDEESCDEEKKKDLRSRGLCLVPVSCTLDVGVDVVAGPADYWAAAAPAFGMGFGA; encoded by the exons ATGAATAATTTGCTGAGGCCCCCCTTTGAGCAGCAGCACCACGCTTCTCTTTTCATGCCGTCCACAACCACCAGCAGcagcaccgccgccgccgcgccctcttcttcttcgtcgtcgtcgccgcctctCCAATCCTTCTCCTCTCTGCTGCTCTCGAACCACTACCCGCTGCCTACCACCACCAGCACGTCGCCGTGGCAGCACGACACCAGCATCACAAGTAGCCATGgccagccggattcttggagccaGCTCATACA CAAGGAAAGCCAGCAGATGGCGTTTCCAACTACGATTTGTTCGGAATCCGGAGGCGGCGGCAGCAGCTACGTCGTCTACGGTGCCGCAGCGGCTAGCCATGGGAGCAGCACAAGTGATGTCGAGATCCAGTTGCCATGGGGAAGCAGCAGCGTACTCCAGCAGCAGCAGAAAGCGTCCTCTCCTAGGTCTTCTTCCAGAACCACAGCGACGACGACCTCTCCCGGAAGCAACATGCTGGAGTTCTCCAACAACAGTAGCAGTTCACCACGTGAG TGCATCAGTACAGTATCTGGATCAGCTTTCAAGAAGGCTAGGACCCAAGAACCCTCCCCGGCTCAATCTACTGTGAAG GTGAGGAAGGAGAAGCTAGGGGATCGAATAACTGCTCTCCACCAGCTTGTCTCCCCGTTTGGAAAG ACTGACACAGCGTCTGTACTCCTTGAAGCCATTGGGTACATCAGATTCCTCCATAGTCAAATTGAG GCTCTGAGCTCCCCGTACGTGGGCGGCAGCAATGGAGGTGGGGGCGGCTCCAAGCAGAATCAGCAGCTCCACGAGGCTAGT GCGCAGAGAGAAAGCAGGCACAGCATATTTCCAGAAGACCCTGGCCAG CTCCTGCATGACAGCAGCGCAATAAAGAAACGGGCCGGACTGCAGCCTGCTGATGGTGAGCAG GATGAAGAAAGCTGTGATGAAGAGAAGAAGAAGGATCTGAGAAGCAGGGGCCTGTGCCTCGTCCCGGTGAGCTGCACGCTGGACGTGGGTGTGGACGTGGTCGCTGGCCCCGCAGACTACTGGGCGGCAGCTGCGCCGGCTTTCGGCATGGGGTTCGGTGCGTAG
- the LOC100216872 gene encoding transcription factor bHLH68 isoform X3 has protein sequence MDRGVVHKSSAALVREMGEAGHSHGWWSMNNLLRPPFEQQHHASLFMPSTTTSSSTAAAAPSSSSSSSPPLQSFSSLLLSNHYPLPTTTSTSPWQHDTSITSSHGQPDSWSQLIHKESQQMAFPTTICSESGGGGSSYVVYGAAAASHGSSTSDVEIQLPWGSSSVLQQQQKASSPRSSSRTTATTTSPGSNMLEFSNNSSSSPRECISTVSGSAFKKARTQEPSPAQSTVKVRKEKLGDRITALHQLVSPFGKTDTASVLLEAIGYIRFLHSQIEALSSPYVGGSNGGGGGSKQNQQLHEASRESRHSIFPEDPGQLLHDSSAIKKRAGLQPADGEQDEESCDEEKKKDLRSRGLCLVPVSCTLDVGVDVVAGPADYWAAAAPAFGMGFGA, from the exons ATGGATAGGGGAGTCGTCCACAAATCATCGGCGGCTCTAGTGCGCGAGATGGGGGAGGCAGGCCATAGCCATGGATGGTGGAGCATGAATAATTTGCTGAGGCCCCCCTTTGAGCAGCAGCACCACGCTTCTCTTTTCATGCCGTCCACAACCACCAGCAGcagcaccgccgccgccgcgccctcttcttcttcgtcgtcgtcgccgcctctCCAATCCTTCTCCTCTCTGCTGCTCTCGAACCACTACCCGCTGCCTACCACCACCAGCACGTCGCCGTGGCAGCACGACACCAGCATCACAAGTAGCCATGgccagccggattcttggagccaGCTCATACA CAAGGAAAGCCAGCAGATGGCGTTTCCAACTACGATTTGTTCGGAATCCGGAGGCGGCGGCAGCAGCTACGTCGTCTACGGTGCCGCAGCGGCTAGCCATGGGAGCAGCACAAGTGATGTCGAGATCCAGTTGCCATGGGGAAGCAGCAGCGTACTCCAGCAGCAGCAGAAAGCGTCCTCTCCTAGGTCTTCTTCCAGAACCACAGCGACGACGACCTCTCCCGGAAGCAACATGCTGGAGTTCTCCAACAACAGTAGCAGTTCACCACGTGAG TGCATCAGTACAGTATCTGGATCAGCTTTCAAGAAGGCTAGGACCCAAGAACCCTCCCCGGCTCAATCTACTGTGAAG GTGAGGAAGGAGAAGCTAGGGGATCGAATAACTGCTCTCCACCAGCTTGTCTCCCCGTTTGGAAAG ACTGACACAGCGTCTGTACTCCTTGAAGCCATTGGGTACATCAGATTCCTCCATAGTCAAATTGAG GCTCTGAGCTCCCCGTACGTGGGCGGCAGCAATGGAGGTGGGGGCGGCTCCAAGCAGAATCAGCAGCTCCACGAGGCTAGT AGAGAAAGCAGGCACAGCATATTTCCAGAAGACCCTGGCCAG CTCCTGCATGACAGCAGCGCAATAAAGAAACGGGCCGGACTGCAGCCTGCTGATGGTGAGCAG GATGAAGAAAGCTGTGATGAAGAGAAGAAGAAGGATCTGAGAAGCAGGGGCCTGTGCCTCGTCCCGGTGAGCTGCACGCTGGACGTGGGTGTGGACGTGGTCGCTGGCCCCGCAGACTACTGGGCGGCAGCTGCGCCGGCTTTCGGCATGGGGTTCGGTGCGTAG
- the LOC100216872 gene encoding transcription factor bHLH68 isoform X2 produces the protein MDRGVVHKSSAALVREMGEAGHSHGWWSMNNLLRPPFEQQHHASLFMPSTTTSSSTAAAAPSSSSSSSPPLQSFSSLLLSNHYPLPTTTSTSPWQHDTSITSSHGQPDSWSQLIHSKESQQMAFPTTICSESGGGGSSYVVYGAAAASHGSSTSDVEIQLPWGSSSVLQQQQKASSPRSSSRTTATTTSPGSNMLEFSNNSSSSPRECISTVSGSAFKKARTQEPSPAQSTVKVRKEKLGDRITALHQLVSPFGKTDTASVLLEAIGYIRFLHSQIEALSSPYVGGSNGGGGGSKQNQQLHEASRESRHSIFPEDPGQLLHDSSAIKKRAGLQPADGEQDEESCDEEKKKDLRSRGLCLVPVSCTLDVGVDVVAGPADYWAAAAPAFGMGFGA, from the exons ATGGATAGGGGAGTCGTCCACAAATCATCGGCGGCTCTAGTGCGCGAGATGGGGGAGGCAGGCCATAGCCATGGATGGTGGAGCATGAATAATTTGCTGAGGCCCCCCTTTGAGCAGCAGCACCACGCTTCTCTTTTCATGCCGTCCACAACCACCAGCAGcagcaccgccgccgccgcgccctcttcttcttcgtcgtcgtcgccgcctctCCAATCCTTCTCCTCTCTGCTGCTCTCGAACCACTACCCGCTGCCTACCACCACCAGCACGTCGCCGTGGCAGCACGACACCAGCATCACAAGTAGCCATGgccagccggattcttggagccaGCTCATACA CAGCAAGGAAAGCCAGCAGATGGCGTTTCCAACTACGATTTGTTCGGAATCCGGAGGCGGCGGCAGCAGCTACGTCGTCTACGGTGCCGCAGCGGCTAGCCATGGGAGCAGCACAAGTGATGTCGAGATCCAGTTGCCATGGGGAAGCAGCAGCGTACTCCAGCAGCAGCAGAAAGCGTCCTCTCCTAGGTCTTCTTCCAGAACCACAGCGACGACGACCTCTCCCGGAAGCAACATGCTGGAGTTCTCCAACAACAGTAGCAGTTCACCACGTGAG TGCATCAGTACAGTATCTGGATCAGCTTTCAAGAAGGCTAGGACCCAAGAACCCTCCCCGGCTCAATCTACTGTGAAG GTGAGGAAGGAGAAGCTAGGGGATCGAATAACTGCTCTCCACCAGCTTGTCTCCCCGTTTGGAAAG ACTGACACAGCGTCTGTACTCCTTGAAGCCATTGGGTACATCAGATTCCTCCATAGTCAAATTGAG GCTCTGAGCTCCCCGTACGTGGGCGGCAGCAATGGAGGTGGGGGCGGCTCCAAGCAGAATCAGCAGCTCCACGAGGCTAGT AGAGAAAGCAGGCACAGCATATTTCCAGAAGACCCTGGCCAG CTCCTGCATGACAGCAGCGCAATAAAGAAACGGGCCGGACTGCAGCCTGCTGATGGTGAGCAG GATGAAGAAAGCTGTGATGAAGAGAAGAAGAAGGATCTGAGAAGCAGGGGCCTGTGCCTCGTCCCGGTGAGCTGCACGCTGGACGTGGGTGTGGACGTGGTCGCTGGCCCCGCAGACTACTGGGCGGCAGCTGCGCCGGCTTTCGGCATGGGGTTCGGTGCGTAG
- the LOC100216872 gene encoding transcription factor bHLH68 isoform X1 — translation MDRGVVHKSSAALVREMGEAGHSHGWWSMNNLLRPPFEQQHHASLFMPSTTTSSSTAAAAPSSSSSSSPPLQSFSSLLLSNHYPLPTTTSTSPWQHDTSITSSHGQPDSWSQLIHSKESQQMAFPTTICSESGGGGSSYVVYGAAAASHGSSTSDVEIQLPWGSSSVLQQQQKASSPRSSSRTTATTTSPGSNMLEFSNNSSSSPRECISTVSGSAFKKARTQEPSPAQSTVKVRKEKLGDRITALHQLVSPFGKTDTASVLLEAIGYIRFLHSQIEALSSPYVGGSNGGGGGSKQNQQLHEASAQRESRHSIFPEDPGQLLHDSSAIKKRAGLQPADGEQDEESCDEEKKKDLRSRGLCLVPVSCTLDVGVDVVAGPADYWAAAAPAFGMGFGA, via the exons ATGGATAGGGGAGTCGTCCACAAATCATCGGCGGCTCTAGTGCGCGAGATGGGGGAGGCAGGCCATAGCCATGGATGGTGGAGCATGAATAATTTGCTGAGGCCCCCCTTTGAGCAGCAGCACCACGCTTCTCTTTTCATGCCGTCCACAACCACCAGCAGcagcaccgccgccgccgcgccctcttcttcttcgtcgtcgtcgccgcctctCCAATCCTTCTCCTCTCTGCTGCTCTCGAACCACTACCCGCTGCCTACCACCACCAGCACGTCGCCGTGGCAGCACGACACCAGCATCACAAGTAGCCATGgccagccggattcttggagccaGCTCATACA CAGCAAGGAAAGCCAGCAGATGGCGTTTCCAACTACGATTTGTTCGGAATCCGGAGGCGGCGGCAGCAGCTACGTCGTCTACGGTGCCGCAGCGGCTAGCCATGGGAGCAGCACAAGTGATGTCGAGATCCAGTTGCCATGGGGAAGCAGCAGCGTACTCCAGCAGCAGCAGAAAGCGTCCTCTCCTAGGTCTTCTTCCAGAACCACAGCGACGACGACCTCTCCCGGAAGCAACATGCTGGAGTTCTCCAACAACAGTAGCAGTTCACCACGTGAG TGCATCAGTACAGTATCTGGATCAGCTTTCAAGAAGGCTAGGACCCAAGAACCCTCCCCGGCTCAATCTACTGTGAAG GTGAGGAAGGAGAAGCTAGGGGATCGAATAACTGCTCTCCACCAGCTTGTCTCCCCGTTTGGAAAG ACTGACACAGCGTCTGTACTCCTTGAAGCCATTGGGTACATCAGATTCCTCCATAGTCAAATTGAG GCTCTGAGCTCCCCGTACGTGGGCGGCAGCAATGGAGGTGGGGGCGGCTCCAAGCAGAATCAGCAGCTCCACGAGGCTAGT GCGCAGAGAGAAAGCAGGCACAGCATATTTCCAGAAGACCCTGGCCAG CTCCTGCATGACAGCAGCGCAATAAAGAAACGGGCCGGACTGCAGCCTGCTGATGGTGAGCAG GATGAAGAAAGCTGTGATGAAGAGAAGAAGAAGGATCTGAGAAGCAGGGGCCTGTGCCTCGTCCCGGTGAGCTGCACGCTGGACGTGGGTGTGGACGTGGTCGCTGGCCCCGCAGACTACTGGGCGGCAGCTGCGCCGGCTTTCGGCATGGGGTTCGGTGCGTAG